A stretch of Helicobacter pylori DNA encodes these proteins:
- a CDS encoding type II toxin-antitoxin system HicB family antitoxin, giving the protein MLINAVIEKDENGYFAFVPFLKGCVSQGKSYEEALRNIKEAIELYLGDLEADELAFLSKKNSVIAPIEIAFA; this is encoded by the coding sequence ATGCTTATAAACGCTGTCATAGAAAAAGATGAGAATGGGTATTTTGCTTTTGTCCCCTTTCTAAAAGGCTGTGTATCACAGGGGAAAAGTTATGAAGAAGCCCTAAGAAATATTAAAGAAGCCATAGAGCTTTATTTGGGAGATTTAGAAGCCGATGAGTTAGCTTTTCTTTCTAAGAAAAATTCTGTAATAGCACCCATTGAGATAGCTTTTGCCTGA
- a CDS encoding type II toxin-antitoxin system HicA family toxin, translating into MPELPRLTAKEAEKLLLQNGFVFSRQKGSHRIYVKDKIRQVLPFHSGEILHPKIVKEIMENILK; encoded by the coding sequence TTGCCTGAATTGCCACGACTCACAGCTAAAGAAGCGGAGAAGCTATTATTGCAGAATGGATTTGTTTTCTCTAGGCAAAAAGGCAGCCATAGAATTTATGTGAAAGATAAAATCAGGCAGGTTTTGCCTTTTCATTCTGGCGAAATCTTGCACCCTAAAATAGTGAAAGAAATCATGGAAAATATCCTTAAATGA